From the genome of Winogradskyella forsetii, one region includes:
- the hemF gene encoding oxygen-dependent coproporphyrinogen oxidase gives MKNKFYTYIKQLQDTITSKLETVDGKAKFQEDIWERPEGGGGRTRVIEHGSVFEKGGVNISGVHGKLPDSMQKYFGVEDADFFACGLSLVLHPKNPMVPTVHANWRYFEMYDKDGKIVDQWFGGGQDLTPYYLFEDDAKHFHQTCKTACDKHNPEFYAKYKARCDEYFFNAHRNEGRGIGGLFFDYCKATEEMSMQNWYNFVTEVGDSFLEAYVPIVEKRKNLEYTKTQRNWQEIRRGRYVEFNLVHDKGTLFGLKTNGRIESILMSLPPHVQWVYDHHPEKGSAEEKLLDVLQNPREWV, from the coding sequence ATCAAAAACAAATTCTACACTTACATAAAGCAATTACAAGACACCATAACCTCAAAACTAGAAACTGTTGATGGTAAAGCCAAATTCCAAGAGGACATTTGGGAACGACCAGAAGGTGGTGGTGGAAGAACACGTGTTATAGAACATGGCAGTGTTTTCGAAAAAGGAGGTGTCAATATTTCTGGAGTACACGGTAAATTACCAGATAGTATGCAAAAGTACTTTGGTGTTGAAGACGCCGATTTTTTTGCATGTGGATTAAGCTTGGTTTTGCACCCAAAAAACCCAATGGTACCAACAGTTCATGCCAATTGGCGCTATTTTGAAATGTATGATAAGGACGGTAAAATCGTTGACCAATGGTTTGGTGGCGGACAAGATCTCACACCTTACTATTTATTTGAAGACGATGCCAAACACTTTCATCAGACCTGCAAAACGGCATGCGACAAACATAATCCAGAGTTTTATGCAAAATACAAAGCACGTTGTGATGAATACTTTTTCAACGCACACCGAAATGAAGGTCGCGGTATTGGTGGCTTATTCTTTGATTATTGCAAAGCTACAGAGGAGATGAGCATGCAAAACTGGTACAACTTTGTTACAGAAGTTGGCGATAGTTTCTTAGAAGCCTATGTGCCAATCGTTGAAAAACGAAAAAACTTGGAGTACACAAAAACACAACGCAACTGGCAAGAAATTAGAAGAGGACGCTATGTGGAATTCAATTTAGTACACGATAAAGGCACATTATTCGGCTTGAAAACCAATGGACGCATAGAAAGTATTTTAATGAGCTTACCACCACATGTGCAGTGGGTTTATGACCATCATCCTGAAAAAGGAAGTGCAGAAGAAAAATTACTAGACGTTTTACAAAATCCCAGAGAATGGGTTTAA